The genomic interval GAGTCGGGCGAGTTCTCCTCCCTCCTCTCCCGCTACAAAAAGATGGCGGACGACGCCCTGGCCGAGATCGACCGGGAGAAAGCCCAGCCCAACGCCCTTTCCGTCGACGACCTGAGCAAGCTGATCCGCGACAACCCCGGCAACACCTCGCAGGCCCTCAAGGCCTGGATGATGCGCAACTAACCACGGAGCACCCCTATGGCCACCGCTACCGAGACTCCCGCAGCCCCGAAGCAGCTCAACAGCCCCGGAGGAGGAGGAAAATCCGCCGAGGAAGCCCTGCGCAGCTGGTCGAAAAAGCAGCGCCTGGCCGGCCTCCTGGTCGTCCTGGGGAAGGAGCTGGCCGCCCAGATTCTCAACGAGTTCGACGAGCGCGACGTCGAGGAAGTCACCACGGAGATGGCCCGCATCGACTTCATTTCGATGGACATGCAGCGCGCCCTTCTCAAGGAATTCACCTCCGTCACCGTCGACGCGGTGGCCTCCGCCGCGGGCGGCCCGCAGTTCGCCAAGGACGTGCTGGAGCGCTCCATCGGCACCTTTAAGGCCAACGAGCTGATCAACCGCATCGCCCCCAACAAGGCGCGCACCGTCGACAGCAGCGTGCTGCGGGACATCCAGCCCCGCCAGCTGATCAACCTCCTGCGCAAGGAGCAGATCCAGACCTGGGCGCTGGTCCTCTCCTACCTCGATCCCGCCCGCTGCGCGGAGGTCCTCTCCCTCCTTAACACCGATTTCCGCACCGACGTGGTCGAGCGTATCGCCACCATGGAGCCGACCTCGGCCGAAGTGGTGGAACAGATCCTCAATCACATCAAGCGCCGCGTGGCGATGAAGAGCACCGTTTCCGTCACCAGCTCCGGCGGCGCCCGCATCCTGGCGGACGTCATCAACGCCCTGGACGACAACGTTTCCAAGCAGCTCCTCACCGGCCTGGAGGAGCGCAATCCCGATCTGGCGAAAAACATCCAAAAGCTCCTCTTCGTCTTCGAGGACATCGCCGACATGGACAAGCAGACCCTGGCCCGCATCCTGCGGGAGGTCGACTACCACCAGCTGGCCATCGCCCTCAAGACCGCCTCGGAACGCCTCCGCAGCACCGTGCTGGGCGGCCTCTCCAAGCGCGCCGCGGAAGGCCTTCAGGAAGAAATCCAGTTCATGCCCCCCGTCCGCCTCACGGAGGTGGAGGAGGCGCAGCAGAAGATCATCGACGTTGTCCGCCAGTTGGAAGCCAGCGGCGAAATCACCATCAGCAAGGGCGGCGGACGCCGCGAGCTGGTCTAAAGCCGCCCTCTCCCTCCGATGAAATCCTTCCAGGTCCAGATTCCCGCGCGCGTCGACCGCCTCACGGTCCGCCGCCGCGTTCTGGCGCCCGCTCCGGTCCTGCCGGAGGGGGAAGGGGAGGAGGGCGCCGAGGCCGCGCCCGCGCCGGAAGTGGTCGCCTCGGAAGAGACCCTTTACGACGGCAGCTATGACGCCGGCCTCCGCGAGGGGCGCCGCCGCGCCCTGCAGGAGATGGCCGCGGCCCGCGCCGCCGACCAGAAGGAGATGCAGGCCTCCCTCCGCCAGTTCGACTTGGTGCTGCAAAAGCTCCTGGAAGTGGCGGAGAAGAATCTTCCCGAGCTGCTCCTGGCCGCCCTGGGCCGCGTTTTCCGCGAACACTCCTTCACTCATGAGGAGATGGCTGCCGAGGTTTCCGCCCTGGTGCGGGAAGTCGGCCAGGCCCAGGCGATCTCGATCGAAGCCTCCCAAGAGGAGATCGGCATCCTGGAGCGCCGTTTGGACAAGCTCGGGCTGGCTCTCCATCACGGCCGTGTCCAATGGCGCGCCAATCCCACCCTCGGCAAGGGGGAATACGTTTTGCAGACCGACCTCGGCATGGTTGACGGCCGCCGCCTGTCTAAGCTGGCCCAGATCCGCCTGGCTCTTGAGGAGGAGGCCGCCTGATGCATCCCGGGCTGAATTATCCCGGGCTGGTCGCCAAGACCCGGCGCGCCCTTTCCCAGATCCGCCCCGTCGGCCTCGTCGGGCGCGTGGCCAAGGTCGTCGGCCTGACCGTCGAGTCCCAGGGGCCGGCCGCCGCGCTGGGGGAAGCTTGCTGGATCTACTGCGGCGCCTCGCAAAAGCGCCGTTTGGCGGAAGTCGTCGGTTTCCGCGAGGGGCGCATTCTCCTTATGCCCTGGGAGGGGCTGGAAGGGATCGGGATCGGCGACGGCGTCCAGTCCACCGGCGCGCCGCCGCAGATCCCCGTCGGCCCGTCCGTCCTGGGGCGCATCCTCGATCCCCTGGGCCGCCCCATTGACGATCTGGGCCCGCTGCCGGCGGAGACGCCGACGGCTCCGCTTATCCGCAGCGTGCCGCCCCCGGCCCGCCGTCCCCGCATCAGCAACATCTTCCAGACCGGCGTCCGCGCCATCGACTCCTTCGCCACGGCGGGCGCGGGGCAGCGCCTGGGCATCTTCGCGGGCAGCGGCGTGGGCAAGAGCACGCTCCTGGGCATGATCTGCCGCTACGCCAGCGCGGACATCAACGTCATCGCCCTCATCGGCGAGCGCGGCCGCGAGGTGCTCGAGTTCGTCGAGCGGGACCTGGGTCCCGAGGCGCTCAAGCGCAGCGTCATCGTCGTCGCCACCTCGGACCAGCCCGCCCTGGCCCGTATCAAGGCCGCCTTCACCGCCAATACGATCGCCGCCCACTTCCGCGCGCAGGGGAAGCACGTCCTCCTCATGATGGATTCGCTCACCCGCCTGGCTATGGCCCAGCGGGAAATCGGCCTGGCCGTCGGTGAGCCCCCGGCCACCCGCGGCTATCCGCCCTCCGTCTTCGGCCTCATGCCGATCCTGTTGGAGCAGGCGGGCTGCCTGGATCAAGGCATCATTACCGGCTTCTACACCGTCCTGACGGAAGGCGACGACTGGAACGACCCCATCAGCGATTGCGCCCGCTCCATTCTGGATGGCCACCTCCTCCTGACCCGCCGTCTGGCCTCGGAGAACCACTATCCGGCCATCGACGTCCTGGAGAGCCTCAGCCGCCTCCAGAGCAACCTGATCGGCGCGCCCCAGCGGGAGCTCATTGGCCGCGCCCGGCACATCCTGGCCGTGCAGCGGCAATACCGGGAACTGGTGGAAATCGGCGCCTACACCCCGGGCAGCAACACCCAATTGGACCACGCCTTGGCCCTCTATCCCCAGCTCGTCCAGTTCCTCCGCCAGTCGGTGGAGGAGCCGGGCACCGTCAACGGCGCCTTTGCGGTGCTGGAGCGCATCCTCAACAGCCAGGGAGGAGGCGCGGCGCCCGTCGTTTCCTCTTCCTCCGCCGCCCTGGCCCGCAACTAAGAGCCGATGAAGCACCGCTCCCTCGAAATCCTCCACCGCCTGCGGGAATACGACCTCGAACAGGAGGAAGGAAAACTCGTCCAACGCCAGCGGGAGGAAAAGGCCAAGGAGCAGGACTGCTACCGTTCCCTGGATGTGTTGCAGGGCAGCTACCACCACAGCGTGGACAACGCCCAGGTGCATGACTATTCCCGCCGCGACGGCTGCGTGCGGGAGGCCGGGCTGCGCCACAACTACGACCTGCGCCAATACGGCATGGCCCAGATCGCCCGCAACGAGCAGGTGCAGGAAACCCTCAAGGCGAAGACCCGCGCCGACATGATCGCCAAGGTGCTCGAAAAGCGCCGCGAGCAGGACCGCGTCGAGGCCGACCTGCGCGACCGCCGCGAGATGGACGACGTGGCGCAGAACCAGTTCATCTATTCCCGCAACGAGCCCCTTTTCTAGACTCTTCTTCTACATGCCCTCCCTCATCATCTCCCTGGCGGCCGGAATCGGCCTTCTCTTCGGCCTGCTCGGCGGCACCTTCGTCGCCGCCGGCAAGGTTAAGCTCCCCCCGCGCCCGGCTCCCCATGCGGTCAAGCCTGTCTCCATGGCGACTTCCTCCGCCAAGTCTTTCGACGATTTCACCAAGATCGCCGCGGAGCTCGATTCCTGGCGCCGGGAACTGACGGAGCGGAACAACAAGGCCCTCCTCCTCGACGCCGAGCTGGCCAAGCGGGAGCAGCTCCTCCAGGCGGAGCGCGGCGCGCTGGACCAGGAGCGCAGCCGCCTGGAGCACGTGCAGAAGGACATGGAAGATCGTCTTATCAAAATCAAACAGAACGAGACTCCGCGCCTTCAGGAGCTGGCCGATCTCTATAGCACGATGAAGCCGGACGACGCGGTGTCCCTCCTGCGCGTCCTTCCGCCGGAGCAGGCGACGAAGGTCGTCACCGTCATGAAGCAGAAGACGGCGGCCAAGCTCCTCTCCAATTGGATCGAAAAGTATCCCGGCGACAAGGCCCTCGTCGCCCAGATCACCAACGACCTGGTCCGCACCATCGACCAGCCCTCCTCTTCCACCGACCTTTCCAGCAATAACCCGAGCTCAAGCTCTCCCGCCAACCCTTAACCCCTTCATTCTTTATGGCACTTTCCGCCGCGCTTTCCGCGATGTTCAACGCCGCCAAGGCCGCCACGGGGACTTCCTCCAGCGCCTCGGCCTCGTCTTCCGCCTCCGCTTCCTCCTCGCACGCTTCCGCCACGGATTCCGGGTCCAGCGCGGGTTCCGACTTCAGCTCCTACATGGATCAGGTCACCCACGGACATGATGCGCCGGCGAAGTCCTCTTCCTCCTCCTCCACCCGGCAAACGACCGCCCAGGACTCCTCCCACACGCAGGCTTCCCAAACTCAGGGCCAGGCTCAGGCCGCGCATCCTCATGCGGCCGATGCGACGCCCTCCGGAAAACCTTCCAAGTCCGGGGACAAGCATGATGACCAAGCCGATGTGACCGATGACGACGGGGCGGATAAGGACGACGCCCAGGCCGATTCTTCCACGACCCCCGTGGCCGTCGACGCCACCCAGTGGATGAACCAGATCATCGCCTCCGGCGTCATTCCCCCCCCGACGCAGGCCGCCGTTGCCGCGAATGCCTCGGCCGGGGATGACGCCTCCACCGACAGCGCCGACGCGGCCACCGTGACGACTTCCGGCGCGGCGCTCTTTGACGTGGCGACCGCCGAGACGGCCCAGCCCGCCGCGCCTCCCCCGATTTCCCTGGCAGCACAGGCGGCTCAAGCGGCCCAGACGGGGCAAAATGCGCAAGCCGGAGAGGAGACCGATGACGCCACCGCTTCCAACGATGTGACGGCATCGACCGGGGAAAATAATGCCGCCACCACGCCGCAATCCGGAATAAATGTGACCACGATGAGCCAGTCGCTGACGGCCACCGCCGCCGGAAATACCGGCAAACATTCTTCCAAGGACGAAAATTCGGAGAATTCGGACAAAAAGAAGGGGGATCAGCCCGCTAACGACCTATTGACGCCTCTTTCCACGCAGGTTGGCACGGTTTTTTCTGAAAGCACTGTAATGCCCGCGATTGCGCAAAATTTGCCGACGCACGGAACCGACGCAAAGACGACCGGCGATCTGCTGGCCGCCCTGACGGCGGTGAAGCCTGAGCGTGCCCGCTCCACCTCCGCCACGGCCGGAGCGGCCGCGGACGCCAGCCAGACCGCGGCGGCCGCCACGGCTTCCATTCAGGGGCAGGCCGGCGTGCAGGCCAGCTCCCAGGATGCGATCACGGAAAAGCGCGTTGCGCTCCAGTCGAACGATCAGTTCGTCGACGTCATCCGGCAGACGTTGAACGAGGCGCCGGTCCTCACCCCCCAGCGCATCGCCGTGGAACTGCAGACTCCCCCGGGAGAAACGGTCACCGTCTATTTTTCCCAATCCAACGGGCAATTACGCGCCCAGCTGAGCGCCAGCGACTCCAGCTCGCTGCAATGGCTCCAGCAGCAGGTCGGCGGGCTGAAGGAAGCCGGTTCCGGCTCCGGCGTCGTCTGGCTGCCTCCCCAGTTGGACAATCCCAATTCCGGCAACGGTCAACAGGGCGGCTCCGGCCAGAACGCCCACTACCAGCAGCAACAGCAGCAGAACGGTAGTGCCGATGCCGACATGGACGACCGCGCCTTGGCCGAGGCGATCTTCGGAGGATCCGACCTTAACCTAACCCTCACGGAGAATCGCTAACCCATGAATCCATTCCTCGTTGCCCCGGCCGCCTCGGCCGCCGCCTCCGCCGCTAAAGGCGGCGTGGCGGCAGCTTCCTCGGCCCTTACGACCGCCTCCAGCGGCGCCGACTTCCAGCGCTATACCGCCGGCCTGCAGGCGAGCCACGGCGTCGACGCCAACCAGCTCGTCGGCCTTAAATCCGGCGACCTGCAGGAGAAGATATCCTCGCTCACTTCCTCACAGAAGATCAGCCTGGCCCAGCAGCTCGTGGGTTCCACCGTCACGGTGGTGAACCAGGGCGGCCAGTTTGTCCAGGGCAAGGCCGAAAAGCTCCAGATCAGCCACGGCGTGCCGACGTTCCAGGTCGCCGGGCAATCCTACAGCCTCAGCCAGCTCGCCTCCGTGGCGAAGACCGCTTAACCCCCACCTTTTTTACCACCATGAGCGTTTCAAGCGTTTCCTCGACGAGCAGCAGTTCCAGCTCGACCAGCACGAGCAATAGCAACATCGGCAATCTGTCTCAGTCCGACTTTTACAAGATCATCACCACCCAGCTGCAGAATCAAAATCCGGACGATGCGACCGATACCAACGAGCTGCTCCAGCAGATGATGTCGCTGGCCAACTACGTGGCGACGCAGAACAGCGCCACGAATGTCTCGAGCCTGACCAACTATTCGACGGCCACCACCCTCCTGGGGAAGACCGTGGACGTTTCCATCCCTGCCAGCACGGTCACGTCCGCGTCGACGGTCACCGGCGAGGTCACCGACGCCAGCTTCAGCTCCGGCGGAGCCACAGTCACCGTCAACGGCACTTCCTATCCGCTGAGCTACGTCACCAGCGCCTACGCCGCCAGCAGCGGCACCGGCACGAGCAGCAACTAATCTCCAACCCAAAACGAAAAAGGAGCAAATTTTATGATCCGCGCCCTCTACTCCGCCGTCAGCGGCCTGACCAGTGACCAGACTGCCATGGACGTCATCGGCAACAACGTGGCCAACTTGAACACCACGGGCTTCAAGGCCAGCACGGCCGAATTCAGCGAAGCCTACTACCAAACCTCCCGGCTGGCCGACTCCTCCACGCCCATCGGCCTTAGCGTCGGCTTGGGCACCAAGATCGCCGGCACGGTCACGGATTTCACCCAGGGCTCGATCGCCCAGACCGGCATCCCCAGCGACGTGGCGATCAGCGGCAACGGCTACTTCGTGGTCAACACGCAGAGCACCACGGCCGCCTCCAATACCTACTACACCCGCGCCGGCGACTTCGTCGTCGACGTGAACGGCAACCTTCGCACCGTCGACGGCTATTACGTGCAGGGGTATAGCGCCGGCACTTCCACCCAGGACGCGACGGAGACGACCGGCTTCCAGTCCGTCGTCCAGTCCGACTTTGCCGCGACCGATTCCGGCAGCGCCGCCATTGACCAAACCAGCATGAGCAACATCGTCATCCCCTCGACGATCAGCTCCCTCGACGCGAGCGGCAATACGGTGACCGAGCAGGTCGTCAGCTACAGCGTGGGGAACAACGGTGCCATCTCCGTCATCGGTCAAAACGGTACCTCCGTCGTCGTCGGTTACCTGCCCATCGCCCTGGTTTCTGCCAACAACGGCCTGAACAGCGTGGGCGGCGGTTATTACCAGGCGACCGAAGCCTCCGGCGTCCCCACTGTCTACGAGGCCAGCACTAACCAGACGGGCAGCCTGCAGGGCAGCGCGTTGGAGCTTTCCAACGCCGACGTGGCCACGCAGTTCTCCAACATGATCATCATCCAGAACTCCTACGCGGCCAATGCCAAGGTCATCAGCACCAGCAGCCAGATGCTCCAGGTGGTGACCAACATGGTCCAGTAAGGCGGAAAGGCGTCCCCACGACCTTAAACTTTTAACCAGGAAACCCCAGCGGCGCGGCATCCGGGCACGTCATATGATCGGCGGCCGGGTGCCGCGGCCTGGTAGGGGAGCAAATAACTTGACCCCCCCGCACCGCAAATCCAAAGTCACGATCTGATATGTCCGATCCCGCCCCCGTAGCCGCTCCCGACGCCTCTTCCGGTAAGGGAGGCCCGTCCCCGCTCATCCTGGCCATCATCGTGGCGGTGCTGATGCTGGGTGGCGGCTTTGCCCTGGCTTACTTCGTCCTTCCGGCCCGCATTGCCGCGGCCATCCAGCAGAGTGCCCCTCCCGCCGCCGGCGGAGAAGAGGCCGCCCCGGCCCCCGCCGAGCATGCGGAAAAGGAAAAGGGCGGAGAAAAGGGCGAGAAAGGGGAGGGGAAAGCGGGCGACAGCTTCGTTATCACGGACATCCTGGTGAACATCGCCGGGACCAAGGCGGGCCGTTTTCTGAAGGCCACCGCCTACTTCGCCGCTCCGCCGAGCGTCGTCGCTGAGCTGGAGCGCAAGCGCCCCCAGATCACCGACATCGTTTCCGCCACTTTGGGGCAGAAGAGCTTGGAGGAGCTGTCCGATCCCTCCGTCCGCGGCAAGCTCCGCTCCGAGCTGCTCAATACGATCAATCCCCTCCTTGAGACTAAGGGGGAAGTGACCAACATCTACTTCCCCGAATTCATCATCCAATAAATGGCCCAGGATTCCTCCGGCGATGTCTTAAGTCAGGCCGAGGTCGAGGCGATATTAGCCTCGGTGCAGAGCGGCGTCGATCCGGGCGCCACCGTCATCAGCGCGGGGACGGAAAAGCGCCGCCCTTCCGAAGGGCAGAAGAGCCACCACATCCAGCCGTATGACTTCCGCTCGCCCGTCTTCCTGACGCCGGCGCAGATGCGGCGCCTCCGCATCAAGCATGAGGAATTCATCCGGAACCTGAGCGCGGCCCTCTCCGTCTTCCTGCGCATGGAGTTCCTGCTCCAGATGTCCCGCCTGGAGACGACGACTTACAAGCAGCTCATCGAAAGCATGGGCATGCCCAGCTATTTGACCCTCTTCCGCATGAAGCCGCTGCCGGGCATCGCGGTGTTGGACCTGACTCCCCGCCTGGGCCTGACCATCATCGACCGCATGCTGGGAGGCCCCGGCCACTCCGTGAAGGTGGAACGCGAGTTCACCGACATGGAGCAGACCGTCCTGGAGAATTTCATCCAGCTAATCATCAAGGAATACACGGAGAGCTGGATCCGCTTCCAAAAGCTGGAGTGGGAGAAGGTGGGCAATGAAAACACCATCCGCTTCCTGGACATCGCGGAGCCGGACCAGACCATGCTCTACCTGGAGATGGAAGCCCGTTTCGGCGACTGCGTTTCCACGCTGCGTTTCGTCTTCTGCTACGAGACGTTGGAGACCCTCGTGGATCAGATGATGCACGAGATGAGCGACGGGGATGACGGGAAGGAGTCGGAGGTCAGCCCCAGCTTCGAGCCCAATGCGCCGACTTACAACATCCAGATTCCGCTCACCGCCTACTGGCGCGGCTTCTCCCTGAGCCTGGAGGATATCAGCGGCCTTTCCCCGGGGGACGTCCTCATGCTCGACCCGGATAAGGTTAGCCACGTCGAGGTCGACTTGGGCGCGTTGCCGAAATTCCAGGCCTCCTTGGACCGGAAGGGAAAGCAGGTCAGCATCCAATTAACCAACAAGATAGAAGGGTAGGGCTATGAACGATAAGAACGTCGATCTGGTGATGGACATCATGGTGGGGCTCAGCGTGGAGCTGGGCCGCGCCCAGATGAAGGTGCGGGACATCGTGGCCCTGACCAGCGGCACCGTCGTGCAGCTGGACAAGAAGGTGGACGAGAACGTCGACCTCTACGTGAACGGCAAGCTCATCGGCCGCGGGGAGGTCGTCATGGTCGACGAGTCCCTGGGAATCAAAATCACGGAAGTCTTCAAACAGGCCACCCAGCCGCGGTAAGCGGCCCGCGCCCATGCATCCGGCTTGGTTCCTGGCGCTGGCCGAGGCTCAGCAGCCCGCGCCGCCACTGCCCTGGTGGCGGCTGGTGGTCCTGGTCGTCATCTTCGCCGCCCTTTTGGCGGTTTGGGCCGCCGTGAACCGGCGGCATTGGACGCGGGACAACCTCCGCCGCTGGCTCTCCCTCAATCCGGAGGCCTCCCAGATCGTCGTCCGGGAGCAGCGCTGGCTTAATTCCAAGACCCATCTCTGCCTGGTGGAAGTTTCCGGGGAGCGCTTCCTCGTCGCCCAGACGCAGGGGGCCGTTTCCTGGCAGCCTTTAGCCAAGGCGGAAGCCGCGCAACCTTCCGATTCATGAAGCAAAAGTCTTTTTTCCGCGGCAGGCCCGGCTTTTGGGCCCTGGTCCTGGGCCTGGCTCTGGCTTTTCTGGCCGTTCCGGCGCAGGCCGCTCCCGGCGACACTATCAATTTCTCCCTCAACACCGGCTCGGGCGGCGGGGCGAACATGAGCGTGAGCCTTCAGCTCCTTGTCCTCTTCACCATCCTCAGCCTGGCGCCGGGCATCATGATTATGACGACGTGTTTCGTCCGCATCGTCATCGTCCTTTCCTTTTTGCGCAATGCGCTGACCCTGCAGACCCCGCCGAATCAGGTAGTCATCGGCCTGGCCCTTTTCCTGACCTTCTACATCATGCAGCCCACCTGGGACCGCATCTCCAAGGAGGCCATCGATCCCGTGCGGGATAACAAGATCACCTTTCAGCAGGGGATGGACAAGGCCGTCATCCCGCTCAAGGAGTTCATGCTCCGCTATGCCGGGGAACAGGATTTGCGCCTCTTCCTGAGCATGTCCCCCACGCCGATCACCCTGACCACGCCGGAGGCGCTGCCCATTTCCGTCGTCGTCCCGGCCTTCATGCTCTCCGAGCTGAAGCGCGGTTTTGAGATGGGGCTCCTCATTCTCCTGCCCTTCCTGGTGATCGACATGGTGGTGGCCTCCATCCTCATGGCCCTGGGCATGATGATGCTGCCGCCCTCCACCGTCTCCCTGCCGGTGAAGCTGATGGTCTTCGTCCTGGTCGACGGATGGACGCTCGTCGTCCGCTCCCTCGTCGACAGCTTTCGCGTGTCATGAACATCGACGCCGCCCTCGACATCATCCGCATCTGCCTCTGGGAAGGCATCTATGTTTGCGCGCCGATCGTCTTGGGGGCGCTCGTCATTGGCCTGGGCATCAGCATCCTGCAGAGCATCACCACCATCCAGGAGACTTCCCTTTCCTTCGTGCCCAAGCTCCTGTGGGCCGTGGCGGGGACCTGGATTTTCGCCCCCTTCATGCTGGCCCACCTGCGCCAGCTGACCACCACCCTCTTCCAGCGCGCCGCGGAGATCGCCAGGTAAGCGCGCGCCCGGCAAATGGAACTTTTCGTCAACCCGATCGCCCTCTGGCTTATCGCCTCGCGGCTGAGCGGCTGGATGCTCCTGTCCCCGGGTTTCGCGGAGATCAACACGCCGCAGCTCACCCGCGCGGCCATGATTCTCTGGCTTAGTTACCTGCTGTTGCCGTTGGTCGGTCCCATCACGCCGCAGGCCCACCTTTATACCATGCCGGATATCATCGTGGCCGTGGTGGGGGAGTTCATCATCGGCGCGGGCT from Verrucomicrobium sp. carries:
- the fliP gene encoding flagellar type III secretion system pore protein FliP (The bacterial flagellar biogenesis protein FliP forms a type III secretion system (T3SS)-type pore required for flagellar assembly.) → MKQKSFFRGRPGFWALVLGLALAFLAVPAQAAPGDTINFSLNTGSGGGANMSVSLQLLVLFTILSLAPGIMIMTTCFVRIVIVLSFLRNALTLQTPPNQVVIGLALFLTFYIMQPTWDRISKEAIDPVRDNKITFQQGMDKAVIPLKEFMLRYAGEQDLRLFLSMSPTPITLTTPEALPISVVVPAFMLSELKRGFEMGLLILLPFLVIDMVVASILMALGMMMLPPSTVSLPVKLMVFVLVDGWTLVVRSLVDSFRVS
- a CDS encoding FliI/YscN family ATPase; translated protein: MHPGLNYPGLVAKTRRALSQIRPVGLVGRVAKVVGLTVESQGPAAALGEACWIYCGASQKRRLAEVVGFREGRILLMPWEGLEGIGIGDGVQSTGAPPQIPVGPSVLGRILDPLGRPIDDLGPLPAETPTAPLIRSVPPPARRPRISNIFQTGVRAIDSFATAGAGQRLGIFAGSGVGKSTLLGMICRYASADINVIALIGERGREVLEFVERDLGPEALKRSVIVVATSDQPALARIKAAFTANTIAAHFRAQGKHVLLMMDSLTRLAMAQREIGLAVGEPPATRGYPPSVFGLMPILLEQAGCLDQGIITGFYTVLTEGDDWNDPISDCARSILDGHLLLTRRLASENHYPAIDVLESLSRLQSNLIGAPQRELIGRARHILAVQRQYRELVEIGAYTPGSNTQLDHALALYPQLVQFLRQSVEEPGTVNGAFAVLERILNSQGGGAAPVVSSSSAALARN
- a CDS encoding flagellar hook capping FlgD N-terminal domain-containing protein, translating into MSVSSVSSTSSSSSSTSTSNSNIGNLSQSDFYKIITTQLQNQNPDDATDTNELLQQMMSLANYVATQNSATNVSSLTNYSTATTLLGKTVDVSIPASTVTSASTVTGEVTDASFSSGGATVTVNGTSYPLSYVTSAYAASSGTGTSSN
- the fliN gene encoding flagellar motor switch protein FliN, with translation MNDKNVDLVMDIMVGLSVELGRAQMKVRDIVALTSGTVVQLDKKVDENVDLYVNGKLIGRGEVVMVDESLGIKITEVFKQATQPR
- the fliG gene encoding flagellar motor switch protein FliG; the protein is MATATETPAAPKQLNSPGGGGKSAEEALRSWSKKQRLAGLLVVLGKELAAQILNEFDERDVEEVTTEMARIDFISMDMQRALLKEFTSVTVDAVASAAGGPQFAKDVLERSIGTFKANELINRIAPNKARTVDSSVLRDIQPRQLINLLRKEQIQTWALVLSYLDPARCAEVLSLLNTDFRTDVVERIATMEPTSAEVVEQILNHIKRRVAMKSTVSVTSSGGARILADVINALDDNVSKQLLTGLEERNPDLAKNIQKLLFVFEDIADMDKQTLARILREVDYHQLAIALKTASERLRSTVLGGLSKRAAEGLQEEIQFMPPVRLTEVEEAQQKIIDVVRQLEASGEITISKGGGRRELV
- a CDS encoding flagellar biosynthetic protein FliQ, with the protein product MNIDAALDIIRICLWEGIYVCAPIVLGALVIGLGISILQSITTIQETSLSFVPKLLWAVAGTWIFAPFMLAHLRQLTTTLFQRAAEIAR
- a CDS encoding flagellar hook-basal body complex protein, coding for MIRALYSAVSGLTSDQTAMDVIGNNVANLNTTGFKASTAEFSEAYYQTSRLADSSTPIGLSVGLGTKIAGTVTDFTQGSIAQTGIPSDVAISGNGYFVVNTQSTTAASNTYYTRAGDFVVDVNGNLRTVDGYYVQGYSAGTSTQDATETTGFQSVVQSDFAATDSGSAAIDQTSMSNIVIPSTISSLDASGNTVTEQVVSYSVGNNGAISVIGQNGTSVVVGYLPIALVSANNGLNSVGGGYYQATEASGVPTVYEASTNQTGSLQGSALELSNADVATQFSNMIIIQNSYAANAKVISTSSQMLQVVTNMVQ
- a CDS encoding FliM/FliN family flagellar motor switch protein, whose amino-acid sequence is MAQDSSGDVLSQAEVEAILASVQSGVDPGATVISAGTEKRRPSEGQKSHHIQPYDFRSPVFLTPAQMRRLRIKHEEFIRNLSAALSVFLRMEFLLQMSRLETTTYKQLIESMGMPSYLTLFRMKPLPGIAVLDLTPRLGLTIIDRMLGGPGHSVKVEREFTDMEQTVLENFIQLIIKEYTESWIRFQKLEWEKVGNENTIRFLDIAEPDQTMLYLEMEARFGDCVSTLRFVFCYETLETLVDQMMHEMSDGDDGKESEVSPSFEPNAPTYNIQIPLTAYWRGFSLSLEDISGLSPGDVLMLDPDKVSHVEVDLGALPKFQASLDRKGKQVSIQLTNKIEG
- a CDS encoding flagellar basal body-associated FliL family protein, which gives rise to MSDPAPVAAPDASSGKGGPSPLILAIIVAVLMLGGGFALAYFVLPARIAAAIQQSAPPAAGGEEAAPAPAEHAEKEKGGEKGEKGEGKAGDSFVITDILVNIAGTKAGRFLKATAYFAAPPSVVAELERKRPQITDIVSATLGQKSLEELSDPSVRGKLRSELLNTINPLLETKGEVTNIYFPEFIIQ